The following proteins are co-located in the Bacteroidota bacterium genome:
- a CDS encoding MaoC family dehydratase, which yields MIIDNGTVYTHDFRFTQKDVEQFAAVTGDSNPVHLDEAYAATTMFKRPIMHGFLGGSVFSKVFGTLFPGEGTIYLKQSMAFMRPMFVDTDYEVRMTVKEVNREKHRATVETIIADKNTGDVVISGEATVMNVNRI from the coding sequence ATGATCATCGACAACGGCACCGTTTACACACACGACTTTCGTTTTACCCAAAAAGATGTTGAACAGTTTGCAGCCGTAACCGGCGACAGCAATCCGGTGCATCTCGACGAGGCTTATGCAGCCACCACCATGTTTAAGCGCCCCATTATGCATGGTTTTCTGGGAGGCAGTGTATTTTCGAAGGTGTTTGGCACCTTGTTTCCCGGCGAAGGCACCATTTATCTGAAACAGAGCATGGCTTTTATGCGCCCCATGTTTGTGGATACTGACTATGAAGTGCGCATGACGGTGAAAGAAGTAAACCGCGAGAAACACCGCGCCACAGTAGAAACCATAATTGCCGACAAAAACACGGGCGATGTGGTAATAAGCGGCGAGGCAACGGTGATGAATGTAAATCGTATTTAA
- a CDS encoding GH3 auxin-responsive promoter family protein, whose protein sequence is MALFNSIASWLMVKRMHQIDLFRKYPHDVQGEWFRKLMLSGRETEFGRQYGMAEIRNMDQFRERVPLHGYDDLKPWIERLRRGEQHLLWPTDVKWFAKSSGTTGDKSKFIPVTEESLHDCHYKGGKDMVSIYCSTYPEHQLFTGKNLALGGSHKTDFYEDYESYHGDVSAIIIQNLPLWAELLRAPQIQIALMSEWEEKLELMARSTMKENVTSLAGVPSWMLVLLRRILEINGKKTIAEIWPNLEVYFHGGVSLAPYRPQFAELLGRDINLLELYNASEGFFGIQDEQNGDLLLMLDYGIVYEFLPPGEWEKPDGKTVLLAEVQTGIPYALIISTTGGLWRYRVGDTIEFTSLLPYRFKITGRTKHFINVFGEEVMIGNAEKALQTACEKTGAVVGEYTVAPLFMDKDGKQAAHEWLIEFTQPPAEQGYFAEVLDNALKAANSDYEAKRYRNFILQPPVIQSLPCGTFYNWLRDNNKLGGQYKVPRLSNDRKVADAILTHCRNAR, encoded by the coding sequence ATGGCACTTTTCAATTCCATTGCTTCCTGGCTTATGGTAAAGCGGATGCATCAGATTGATCTGTTCCGCAAATATCCGCACGATGTGCAGGGCGAGTGGTTTCGCAAGCTGATGCTTTCGGGGCGTGAAACCGAATTTGGCCGGCAATACGGTATGGCTGAAATCCGAAACATGGATCAGTTCCGCGAACGTGTGCCGCTGCACGGCTACGACGATCTGAAGCCGTGGATTGAACGCCTGCGGCGCGGTGAGCAGCATCTGCTCTGGCCTACCGATGTAAAGTGGTTTGCAAAATCGTCGGGCACTACCGGCGATAAAAGCAAGTTTATTCCGGTTACCGAAGAATCGCTGCACGACTGCCACTACAAGGGAGGCAAAGACATGGTGTCTATTTATTGCAGCACCTATCCCGAGCATCAGCTTTTTACGGGAAAAAACCTTGCGCTGGGCGGCAGTCACAAAACCGACTTTTACGAGGATTATGAATCGTATCATGGCGATGTGTCGGCCATTATTATTCAGAACCTGCCGCTTTGGGCCGAATTGCTTCGTGCGCCACAGATACAGATTGCACTCATGAGCGAGTGGGAAGAAAAGCTGGAACTCATGGCCCGCTCTACCATGAAGGAAAACGTAACCAGCCTGGCGGGTGTGCCTTCATGGATGCTTGTGTTGCTGCGGCGTATTCTGGAAATAAACGGCAAAAAAACAATTGCCGAAATCTGGCCTAACCTCGAAGTGTATTTTCATGGCGGCGTAAGCCTTGCCCCCTATCGGCCGCAGTTTGCCGAACTGCTTGGCCGCGATATAAACCTGCTTGAATTGTACAATGCATCCGAAGGCTTCTTCGGCATACAGGATGAGCAAAACGGCGATCTGCTGCTCATGCTCGATTACGGAATTGTGTATGAATTTTTGCCGCCAGGCGAGTGGGAAAAACCCGACGGAAAAACCGTGCTGCTTGCCGAAGTGCAAACCGGTATTCCCTATGCCTTAATCATAAGCACAACAGGCGGCCTCTGGCGTTACCGCGTGGGCGATACCATTGAGTTTACCAGTTTGCTGCCTTACCGGTTTAAAATTACCGGCCGCACCAAACATTTTATCAATGTGTTTGGCGAGGAGGTAATGATAGGTAATGCCGAAAAAGCACTGCAAACAGCCTGCGAAAAAACAGGCGCTGTGGTGGGCGAATATACTGTGGCGCCTTTATTTATGGATAAAGACGGCAAACAAGCTGCGCACGAATGGCTTATAGAGTTTACGCAGCCTCCTGCCGAACAGGGTTATTTTGCCGAAGTACTCGACAATGCACTGAAAGCAGCCAACTCTGATTATGAAGCCAAACGCTACCGTAATTTTATTTTGCAGCCGCCTGTAATACAATCTTTACCCTGCGGCACGTTTTACAACTGGCTGCGCGATAACAACAAGCTGGGCGGCCAGTATAAAGTACCACGCCTTTCCAACGACCGCAAGGTGGCCGATGCCATTCTTACCCATTGCCGGAACGCGCGGTAA
- the miaA gene encoding tRNA (adenosine(37)-N6)-dimethylallyltransferase MiaA: MHNNLLVVIAGPTASGKTAAAIELALHYGTEIISADSRQFYREIPIGTATPNETERRGVVHHWLGNRSITEPVDAGTYSREVRALLAQLFARQRVVILTGGSGLYIDAVLNGFDELPEADETVRNQLRQEFENHGITALQQKLNALDPVYFAQVDVNNPARLIRAIEVCLTTGKPYSALRRNNADQLPWPYLKFGMDLPRETLYERVNQRTLKMLEEGFEAEAGSMLPYRHEQALQTVGYKEWFEYFDGKISREEAVLLIQQHTRNYAKRQLTWNRRDTEMISISPNDVTGMIAIIDQKLNS; this comes from the coding sequence ATGCACAACAACCTGCTTGTGGTTATTGCCGGCCCCACTGCATCGGGCAAAACGGCAGCAGCCATTGAGCTTGCCCTGCATTACGGCACCGAAATAATTTCGGCCGATTCGCGGCAGTTCTACCGCGAAATTCCCATTGGCACCGCAACGCCAAACGAAACCGAAAGGCGGGGCGTAGTACATCACTGGCTGGGCAACCGCAGCATCACTGAACCGGTGGATGCCGGCACCTACAGCCGTGAAGTACGTGCGCTGCTTGCCCAACTTTTTGCCAGACAACGTGTAGTTATTCTCACCGGCGGCTCAGGCCTGTACATTGATGCCGTGCTAAACGGCTTTGATGAACTGCCCGAAGCCGACGAAACCGTGCGAAACCAGCTCCGGCAGGAGTTTGAAAACCATGGAATAACTGCTCTTCAGCAAAAACTCAACGCACTTGATCCTGTGTATTTTGCGCAGGTGGACGTAAACAATCCGGCAAGACTCATCCGCGCTATTGAAGTTTGCCTCACCACCGGTAAGCCCTACTCCGCCCTGCGCCGCAACAATGCCGATCAGCTGCCCTGGCCTTACCTGAAATTTGGCATGGATTTACCGCGCGAAACGCTTTACGAACGCGTAAACCAGCGCACGCTGAAAATGCTTGAAGAAGGCTTTGAGGCCGAAGCCGGAAGTATGTTGCCTTACCGACACGAGCAGGCACTTCAAACTGTTGGATACAAAGAATGGTTTGAATATTTTGATGGAAAGATAAGTCGTGAAGAAGCTGTTCTGCTGATCCAACAGCACACACGAAATTATGCAAAACGTCAGCTCACCTGGAACCGCCGTGATACGGAAATGATTTCTATTTCGCCAAATGATGTAACGGGAATGATTGCCATTATTGACCAAAAGCTGAATTCCTGA
- the ribD gene encoding bifunctional diaminohydroxyphosphoribosylaminopyrimidine deaminase/5-amino-6-(5-phosphoribosylamino)uracil reductase RibD, translating to MHIHEHYMQRCFELAHSGAGFVAPNPLVGSVLVHQGQIIGEGAHLMYGGPHAEVHAIKNCAHPEFLSQCTLYVNLEPCSHHGKTPPCAHLIVQKQIPRVVVGSLDSNPLVSGRGIQYLRDAGVEVISGVLGAEARELNRRFYTWHEKRRPYIILKWAQTADGFIDRRRTPDEPRAIISSPDSHRLLHTWRAEEAAILVGTHTALFDDPHLTVRLATGHHPVRLVIDRHNRLPNALRVFDGSAPTIVFSYAENERPYADTVLLEPGNNELGQLLQVLYERSLQSVLVEGGAALLHAFLKAGLWDEIRIFTSAQEFGTGVEAPRLSLIPRSQTLSGPDTLTIYRNA from the coding sequence ATGCACATCCATGAACACTACATGCAGCGTTGTTTCGAACTGGCCCACAGCGGTGCCGGTTTTGTGGCGCCAAACCCGCTTGTAGGCTCGGTTCTGGTGCATCAGGGGCAAATTATCGGCGAGGGTGCTCATCTTATGTATGGCGGTCCGCATGCCGAAGTGCACGCCATTAAGAATTGTGCCCACCCCGAATTTCTCAGCCAGTGTACGCTTTATGTGAACCTGGAGCCCTGTTCACATCATGGCAAAACGCCACCCTGCGCACATCTTATTGTGCAAAAGCAAATTCCGCGTGTAGTGGTGGGCAGTCTCGACAGCAATCCGCTGGTGAGTGGCCGTGGTATTCAGTATCTGCGTGATGCAGGAGTGGAAGTGATTTCGGGTGTGCTCGGAGCAGAAGCGCGCGAACTGAACCGCCGTTTTTACACCTGGCACGAGAAACGCCGTCCCTACATTATATTAAAATGGGCACAAACGGCCGATGGATTTATCGACCGGCGCCGCACGCCCGATGAGCCACGTGCCATTATTTCCTCGCCCGATTCGCACCGCCTGCTGCATACGTGGCGTGCCGAAGAAGCCGCCATACTTGTAGGCACACACACGGCGCTTTTCGACGATCCGCATTTAACCGTGCGTTTAGCCACCGGGCATCATCCGGTGCGGCTTGTGATCGACCGCCACAACCGCCTGCCCAATGCCCTGCGCGTATTCGACGGCTCTGCACCCACAATCGTGTTCAGTTATGCTGAAAACGAACGGCCCTATGCCGATACCGTTTTGCTTGAGCCCGGCAACAACGAGCTTGGGCAGCTGCTTCAGGTACTTTACGAACGCAGCCTGCAATCGGTACTGGTTGAAGGCGGCGCGGCCCTGCTGCACGCGTTTCTGAAAGCCGGGCTTTGGGACGAAATCCGCATTTTCACATCGGCGCAGGAATTCGGAACCGGTGTGGAAGCGCCACGGCTTAGCCTCATTCCCCGCAGCCAAACCCTGTCGGGCCCCGATACACTTACCATATACCGCAACGCATGA
- a CDS encoding EamA family transporter, which yields MIWLLISIFTNTLLLLILKGFERVKVSTLQGVVINYLTAGTLGLLLSDVHLSPAEIAEQPWAWVPPVLGSIFISVFLLVAYTAQKIGVSVATVANKMSVVIPVIAAVLLYKDPLTWPKLTGIALALLAVVLTSRQEGSAAASGWRLWVLPAVIFVGSGVLDAIINYAQQQLVPPAHALLFSSSCFYVAFLLGGIVLIAQLVRGKEKFSFRNVLGGVVLGVPNLFSIWCIMRALDTGVMDSSTMYPVNNMGVVALSAIGAGLLFQEKLSKLNLLGLALALVAIAVMTFL from the coding sequence ATGATCTGGCTGCTCATCAGCATTTTTACCAATACGCTGCTGCTGCTTATCCTCAAAGGATTTGAGCGTGTTAAAGTATCCACCCTTCAGGGCGTGGTGATCAATTACCTCACAGCAGGCACATTGGGTTTACTGCTTTCCGATGTACATCTTTCGCCAGCCGAAATTGCAGAGCAGCCCTGGGCCTGGGTGCCGCCTGTGCTGGGGAGTATTTTTATTTCGGTGTTTTTACTGGTAGCCTACACGGCGCAGAAAATTGGTGTATCGGTAGCCACGGTGGCAAACAAAATGTCGGTGGTGATACCTGTTATTGCGGCCGTGTTGCTTTACAAAGATCCGCTTACCTGGCCCAAACTTACCGGTATTGCGCTGGCTTTGCTGGCGGTAGTGCTGACCTCACGGCAGGAGGGAAGTGCCGCAGCTTCGGGCTGGCGTTTGTGGGTATTGCCGGCGGTAATTTTTGTGGGCAGTGGTGTGCTTGATGCCATCATTAATTATGCGCAGCAGCAATTGGTGCCGCCTGCGCACGCCCTGCTGTTTTCGTCGAGTTGTTTTTACGTGGCATTTTTGCTGGGTGGCATTGTGCTTATTGCACAACTGGTACGCGGTAAGGAAAAGTTCAGCTTTCGCAATGTACTTGGTGGTGTGGTGCTGGGTGTGCCCAACCTGTTTTCAATCTGGTGCATCATGCGTGCGCTGGATACAGGTGTAATGGACAGTTCAACCATGTATCCGGTTAATAATATGGGCGTAGTGGCGCTTTCGGCCATTGGCGCGGGTTTGCTCTTTCAGGAAAAACTGAGCAAACTGAATTTACTGGGTCTGGCACTGGCGCTGGTGGCCATAGCGGTAATGACATTTCTGTAA
- a CDS encoding YigZ family protein has product MLFDDTYKTIAAQAEGSFKDRGSRFLAFAFPVRSEDEIRQHLDALRKAHHGANHHCYAWRLGADKQRYRANDDGEPSGTAGRPILGQLQSFDLTDVLVVVVRYFGGTLLGAGGLVQAYKTAAHEALAVATVEERFVSEVYALTFAYPAMNAVMKLLRDFDAVQREQQFEMDCSLLFEVRRRDADALCEALKKVETVKLTWKG; this is encoded by the coding sequence ATGCTTTTCGACGACACTTACAAAACCATAGCGGCACAGGCCGAAGGCAGTTTCAAAGACCGCGGCAGCCGTTTTCTGGCTTTTGCATTTCCGGTGCGCAGTGAAGACGAAATACGTCAGCATCTCGACGCTTTACGCAAAGCACACCATGGCGCCAACCACCATTGCTATGCCTGGCGGCTTGGTGCCGATAAGCAACGGTACCGTGCCAACGACGATGGGGAACCATCGGGCACAGCCGGAAGGCCCATTCTTGGCCAGCTTCAGTCGTTTGATCTTACTGATGTGCTGGTGGTTGTAGTACGTTACTTTGGCGGCACACTGCTGGGCGCAGGCGGATTGGTGCAGGCCTACAAAACCGCAGCACATGAAGCTTTGGCGGTTGCAACGGTTGAAGAGCGTTTTGTAAGCGAGGTGTATGCGCTTACGTTTGCCTATCCGGCCATGAATGCAGTGATGAAACTGCTCAGGGATTTTGATGCCGTGCAGCGCGAACAGCAATTTGAAATGGACTGCAGCCTGCTGTTCGAAGTGCGCCGCCGCGATGCGGATGCACTTTGCGAAGCATTGAAAAAAGTGGAAACAGTAAAACTGACCTGGAAAGGTTAA
- a CDS encoding acyl-CoA thioesterase, giving the protein MFIAETTIRVRYGETDRMGYVYYGNYAEYYEVGRVEALRALGWNYKEMEDSGILLPVYSFGIRYFKPAFYDDLLTIKTMIRERPGTRLSFHYEVHNEKGEKLNEGETTLVFINAETKRPCMAPEGFVHALEPYLAG; this is encoded by the coding sequence ATGTTTATTGCCGAAACAACTATTCGTGTGCGCTACGGCGAAACCGACCGCATGGGATACGTATATTATGGTAACTATGCCGAATATTACGAAGTGGGCCGCGTAGAAGCCCTGCGCGCACTGGGCTGGAACTATAAAGAAATGGAAGACAGCGGAATACTACTGCCTGTGTACAGTTTCGGCATCCGTTATTTCAAGCCTGCATTTTACGACGATCTGCTCACCATTAAAACCATGATTCGTGAACGTCCGGGTACACGGCTTTCGTTTCATTACGAAGTGCACAATGAAAAAGGCGAAAAACTGAACGAAGGCGAAACCACGCTGGTATTCATTAATGCCGAAACCAAACGCCCGTGTATGGCTCCCGAAGGATTTGTTCACGCACTTGAGCCTTATCTGGCTGGTTAA
- a CDS encoding 5'-nucleotidase C-terminal domain-containing protein, which yields MYPFLSFRKAQYLFLSAILCLAACKRHAHVTEVTVSAVELNPKSTQHDSATHVIIAPYKMKLDAEMNAVVAHTAQAMPKEKDKPETLLGNFVADVVLEKARANDPQRAAAQVDMCLLNNGGLRSSLPMGNVTRGDIFSLMPFDNEIVIVTITGAKMEELLKFLAASGGLPAAGIKMGIRADRTPGKVLINGKPLELSRNYRIATSDYLSAGGDKMSFFASPVKIESTALKIRDALLEHCRETTLKNQPIGSPLDGRLYYE from the coding sequence ATGTATCCCTTTTTATCATTCCGTAAAGCACAGTATTTATTTCTGTCGGCCATTTTGTGTCTGGCTGCCTGTAAACGTCATGCACATGTTACCGAAGTAACAGTGAGCGCGGTAGAACTCAATCCGAAATCCACACAACATGATTCGGCCACGCATGTAATTATTGCGCCGTACAAAATGAAGCTGGATGCCGAGATGAATGCCGTAGTGGCGCATACAGCACAAGCCATGCCTAAGGAAAAAGATAAACCTGAAACATTGCTTGGCAATTTTGTGGCTGATGTGGTGCTTGAGAAAGCACGTGCCAACGATCCTCAGCGTGCCGCAGCACAAGTGGATATGTGTTTACTCAACAACGGAGGCTTGCGCAGTTCGCTGCCTATGGGTAATGTAACACGCGGCGATATTTTCAGTCTGATGCCGTTCGATAATGAAATTGTAATTGTTACCATTACCGGCGCAAAGATGGAAGAGCTGCTGAAATTTCTGGCGGCATCGGGCGGACTGCCTGCTGCGGGAATAAAAATGGGCATCCGGGCCGACCGTACGCCGGGCAAAGTGCTCATAAACGGAAAGCCGCTCGAACTCAGCCGCAACTATCGTATTGCCACATCCGATTACCTTTCGGCTGGCGGCGATAAAATGTCGTTTTTCGCTTCGCCGGTAAAAATTGAAAGCACGGCCCTTAAAATCCGGGATGCGCTGCTTGAACATTGCCGCGAAACCACCTTAAAGAATCAGCCAATCGGTTCGCCGCTTGATGGGAGGCTTTATTATGAATAA
- a CDS encoding metallophosphatase, giving the protein MNNTSRRDFLRLMASLAAGTTLSSFGKAGNDNVRIVILHTNDVHSHLDPFPANDPKYAGLGGVERRAALIRKIRAQEENVLLLDAGDMFQGTPYFNLYNGEPEIKLMSSMGYDAAAIGNHDFDAGLDNLSDQLKHATFPLLCANYDFSGTPMEGKTMPWKIFDKSGVKIGVFGLGIELDGLVDKRLYGKTVYQNPIVKAAEMVHTLRDEKKCDIVVCLSHLGYKYENDKVSDVVLAKESRGIDIIIGGHTHTFLEKPVILKNRENKNVYVTQVGWAGIRLGKITIITDKKSKKMALNGISVEVGKMSSV; this is encoded by the coding sequence ATGAATAACACCTCACGCCGCGATTTTCTTCGCCTGATGGCCTCGCTGGCGGCAGGCACCACACTGAGCAGTTTCGGAAAAGCAGGAAACGACAACGTGCGTATTGTGATCCTGCACACGAATGATGTACACAGCCACCTCGATCCGTTTCCCGCCAATGATCCGAAATATGCCGGACTCGGTGGTGTGGAGCGCCGCGCCGCATTGATACGAAAAATACGTGCGCAGGAAGAAAATGTATTGCTGCTTGATGCCGGCGATATGTTTCAGGGCACACCGTATTTTAATTTGTACAACGGTGAACCCGAAATCAAGCTCATGAGCAGCATGGGCTATGATGCCGCAGCCATCGGCAACCACGATTTTGATGCCGGACTTGATAATCTTTCCGATCAACTCAAACACGCCACATTCCCGCTGCTTTGTGCGAATTATGATTTTTCAGGTACGCCCATGGAAGGAAAAACAATGCCGTGGAAAATTTTCGATAAAAGCGGCGTGAAAATCGGTGTATTTGGATTAGGAATTGAACTTGATGGTTTGGTTGACAAGCGGCTTTATGGAAAAACCGTTTATCAGAACCCAATAGTAAAAGCAGCTGAAATGGTGCATACACTGCGCGATGAAAAAAAATGCGATATCGTTGTTTGTTTGTCACATCTCGGCTATAAATACGAAAACGATAAGGTAAGTGATGTGGTACTTGCCAAAGAATCACGCGGTATTGACATCATCATTGGCGGACATACACATACCTTCCTCGAAAAACCGGTTATACTAAAAAACCGCGAGAATAAAAATGTTTATGTGACACAAGTTGGATGGGCTGGCATTCGTTTGGGTAAGATAACAATCATTACGGATAAAAAGTCAAAAAAAATGGCTCTGAATGGCATATCTGTTGAAGTTGGGAAAATGTCAAGTGTTTGA
- the dnaA gene encoding chromosomal replication initiator protein DnaA, whose translation MEKTHDNVWENCLHIIRDNVSSQSFKTWFEPIKPLKLQDSILTIQVPSQFFYEWLEEHYITLLKKTIKKELGPEGKLEYSIIMENSFNSTKPYTVKIPTSNRKDVKNPSVAMPIDLNKSTIRNPFIIPGLKKVNVESQLNPNYSFENFVEGDCNRLARSAGFAVSQKPGGTAFNPLLIYGGVGLGKTHLAHAIGLQIKNLHPGKTVLYVSSEKFTHQFIDAVKNNNQNDFVHFYQMIDVLIIDDVQFFAGKDKTQDVFFHIFNHLHQTGKQLVLTADKPPVEMQGMEQRLLSRFKWGLSADLQVPGLETRIAILEKKLYIDGIELPREVIEYLAYSITTNIRELEGAYISLLAQASLNKKAITLELAKNMIDKFVKNTAREVSIDYIQKVVCDYFDLPIELLKSKTRKREVVQARQIAMFFAKNMTKSSLATIGMHCGGKDHATVLHACRTVNNLMDTDKRFRAYIEELEKKLSIQ comes from the coding sequence ATGGAGAAAACGCACGACAACGTCTGGGAAAATTGCCTTCACATCATCAGGGATAATGTTAGCTCCCAAAGTTTCAAAACCTGGTTTGAACCCATCAAGCCGCTGAAACTTCAGGACAGCATCTTAACGATACAGGTACCCAGTCAGTTTTTTTACGAATGGCTTGAAGAGCATTACATCACCCTGCTCAAAAAAACCATCAAGAAGGAACTCGGCCCCGAAGGAAAACTGGAATACTCCATTATTATGGAGAACAGTTTCAACAGTACGAAACCTTATACTGTAAAAATTCCGACCTCCAATCGTAAGGACGTGAAAAACCCTTCGGTTGCCATGCCTATCGATCTTAACAAAAGCACGATACGCAATCCCTTCATAATTCCCGGCCTGAAAAAGGTAAACGTAGAATCGCAGCTAAACCCGAATTACTCGTTCGAGAATTTTGTGGAAGGTGATTGTAACCGTTTGGCACGCTCTGCCGGTTTTGCCGTTTCGCAGAAACCCGGTGGTACTGCTTTCAACCCGCTCCTTATTTATGGCGGTGTGGGTTTGGGTAAAACACACCTTGCACATGCCATTGGTTTGCAGATTAAAAATCTGCATCCCGGCAAAACCGTACTTTATGTTTCTTCCGAGAAATTCACCCATCAGTTTATTGATGCGGTAAAAAATAACAATCAGAACGATTTTGTGCATTTCTATCAAATGATTGATGTGCTCATTATCGACGATGTGCAGTTCTTTGCGGGTAAAGACAAAACGCAGGATGTGTTTTTCCACATCTTCAACCACCTGCATCAAACAGGTAAGCAGCTTGTGCTCACGGCCGATAAGCCTCCTGTAGAAATGCAGGGCATGGAGCAGCGTCTGCTTTCACGCTTCAAGTGGGGCCTTTCGGCTGATCTTCAGGTGCCTGGTCTCGAAACACGCATCGCTATTCTCGAAAAGAAATTGTATATCGACGGTATCGAACTTCCGCGCGAAGTAATTGAATACCTCGCCTACAGCATTACCACCAACATCCGCGAACTCGAAGGCGCATATATTTCTCTGCTTGCCCAGGCATCGCTCAATAAAAAAGCGATCACCCTCGAACTGGCAAAGAACATGATCGACAAGTTCGTGAAGAACACGGCTCGCGAAGTTTCCATCGACTACATCCAGAAAGTAGTGTGTGATTACTTCGACCTGCCGATTGAACTGCTCAAGTCGAAAACCCGCAAACGCGAGGTTGTGCAGGCCCGTCAAATAGCCATGTTCTTTGCCAAGAACATGACTAAATCATCGCTGGCTACCATTGGTATGCACTGTGGCGGGAAAGACCACGCCACCGTATTGCACGCCTGCCGCACGGTAAACAACCTGATGGATACCGACAAACGTTTCCGTGCTTACATTGAAGAGCTTGAAAAGAAGCTCAGTATTCAGTAA
- a CDS encoding low molecular weight phosphotyrosine protein phosphatase, which yields MKYRILMVCLGNICRSPLAEGVLRKKLEQGGLADRVEVDSAGTSNYHIGETPDKRSVANARRHDVDISSLRARQFTASDFEQFDEIFVMDAENLRNVLKLAHDETHRRKTGLLLNELSPGSNRAVPDPYFGGEEGFENVFQLVNDACEAIVNRLQQQLA from the coding sequence ATGAAATACAGAATTCTGATGGTTTGTTTAGGCAACATCTGCCGTTCGCCGCTGGCAGAAGGTGTGCTGCGTAAAAAGCTGGAACAGGGCGGACTGGCTGACCGGGTGGAAGTGGATTCGGCGGGTACATCCAATTACCACATTGGCGAAACGCCCGATAAACGTTCAGTTGCCAATGCGCGGCGGCACGATGTGGATATTTCCTCGCTCAGGGCAAGGCAGTTTACAGCATCCGATTTTGAGCAGTTTGACGAAATTTTTGTGATGGATGCGGAGAACCTGCGCAACGTATTAAAACTTGCACACGATGAAACACATCGCCGCAAAACAGGTTTACTGCTCAACGAACTTTCTCCCGGCAGCAACAGGGCTGTGCCGGATCCGTATTTCGGCGGCGAAGAAGGATTTGAAAATGTGTTTCAACTTGTAAACGATGCCTGCGAAGCCATCGTGAATCGTTTGCAGCAACAACTTGCCTGA
- a CDS encoding SAM-dependent methyltransferase yields the protein MAGTLYLLPVPLGDDILPETVLSPQAIAVMRRLKEFVVENEKAARQVLKRAAIETPQAELILHPMGKHVAETDMRNYLLTAKQGGEMGLLSDAGCPGVADPGAVIVRMAHEAGIKVVPLTGPSSLLLALMASGMNGQQFMFHGYLPIDNGERRNELRRLEADTQRRGTTHLFIETPFRNQKLLQELLQTLSGSTRLCVACDITLSTEWIRSCSIAEWKKLPPADLQKRPAVFVIGK from the coding sequence ATGGCCGGAACGCTTTACCTTTTGCCTGTGCCGCTTGGCGACGATATTTTGCCGGAAACCGTGCTTTCGCCGCAGGCCATTGCCGTAATGCGCCGGCTGAAAGAGTTTGTGGTTGAAAACGAGAAAGCCGCGCGGCAGGTACTCAAGCGCGCCGCCATCGAAACCCCGCAGGCCGAACTGATCCTGCATCCGATGGGCAAACACGTGGCCGAAACGGATATGCGTAATTACCTGCTCACCGCAAAGCAGGGCGGCGAAATGGGCCTGCTGTCTGATGCCGGTTGCCCCGGCGTGGCCGACCCCGGCGCGGTAATCGTGCGTATGGCACATGAGGCCGGTATAAAAGTAGTACCGCTCACCGGGCCCTCATCGCTGCTGCTCGCACTTATGGCTTCGGGCATGAACGGACAACAGTTTATGTTTCACGGCTACCTGCCCATCGACAACGGCGAGCGACGCAACGAACTCCGCCGCCTCGAAGCCGATACACAACGCCGGGGCACCACGCACCTCTTTATCGAAACACCCTTCCGAAACCAGAAACTGCTTCAGGAACTGCTGCAAACACTAAGCGGAAGCACGCGCCTTTGTGTGGCCTGTGATATTACACTTTCCACAGAGTGGATCAGAAGCTGCTCCATTGCCGAATGGAAAAAACTGCCCCCAGCTGATTTGCAGAAACGACCGGCCGTATTTGTAATCGGTAAGTAA